The DNA window AGACGCGCGAGGTATTTGAACAGATTCACCGTACAGGTCGCCCTGTGATTATCACCGTCAATGGAAAGCCCGATGCAGTTTTGCTCGATGTCTCCGTTTTTGAAAGAAAGCTGAGGGCGTTAAATCTCGGGGCATTGTTGGCGGAGGCTGAGGTAGATGTGAAGAAAGGAAGAACACGCCCAGCCCAAGATTTCTTGAGGGAGCTGAAGCGTGGCTCGTAAATACGAAGTCAAAATTACGGTCACTGCGGAAAATGATATCAAGTCCACCTTTGACCACCTCGCGCACGATAACCCGCAGGCAGCGGCAAAATGGGTTACCGAAATTGAGCGCCAAATCGATTCCTTAGAGTTATTTCCCCAACGTTGTCCGGTAATTCCTGAATTGGAGGAACTTGGTCATCCATATCGCCATTTAATCTATGTCGATTATAGGACGGTTTTTCGCATCGAAGGCTCAACCGTGATCATTTTGCGTGTCATTCATGGGGCACGGTTACTTGATTTGCGGATGTTTGAGAAGTAAATTAAGATGGTCAAATAAGCTGGGAATTTTTACAAAATTTGGGAAGCATGATGGACGGAAACAAAAAATATTCTGAGCGGGAAAGAGAAATACGCTGGAAATTACCGGTGGGAAAATCAATACGATAGAGAGTATTTCGGTAAACTAAGTCCTCTTGAGAGGATAAGGATTTATGAAGGTCTTTATCAAACCGTGTTGAGATTGCATCCAGAGAAGATAAGATGTCACTGGGAGTCGGATGAACGGGGCAAGAGGGAACCCCACATCAACTACCTCATGGAGATGAGAAAATCCTTTTTTAAAAAAATATGAAGGTTGCAAAAGCAATCAA is part of the Actinomycetota bacterium genome and encodes:
- a CDS encoding type II toxin-antitoxin system Phd/YefM family antitoxin, with amino-acid sequence MPLSIIEDFKSISDLKKKTREVFEQIHRTGRPVIITVNGKPDAVLLDVSVFERKLRALNLGALLAEAEVDVKKGRTRPAQDFLRELKRGS
- a CDS encoding type II toxin-antitoxin system RelE/ParE family toxin — encoded protein: MARKYEVKITVTAENDIKSTFDHLAHDNPQAAAKWVTEIERQIDSLELFPQRCPVIPELEELGHPYRHLIYVDYRTVFRIEGSTVIILRVIHGARLLDLRMFEK